The Drosophila biarmipes strain raj3 chromosome 2L, RU_DBia_V1.1, whole genome shotgun sequence genome has a window encoding:
- the LOC108032584 gene encoding GTPase-activating protein CdGAPr isoform X2, protein MSDKVSTSLAAQLHSHALASAEGGAGGGGGVSACHATTDKDIQAPPLQFEMDAPAAAISAQLNFKIVPADSLPGLSYQDMFASMNTSQISNASTESSCSPPIQGAIPPPKPSRHMAVQPLNSKSCRFPKLEECAHFHYERVQLGPLSVQLLDDKSEHMGSSIASQSIGGDLPHSSMRSFSPESCWFIIRVCPQRCEPFLIKRSFENMQLLDEMLHRCVYDRKISGLRNMEELAAELPSESDVEYAVAKYLERFSMIASDSLTCGTILTWLQLDNKGRRLPLADGETQRTINTPAVGAAYGVRRYQAQAPDEINIEVGDMISVIDMPSPAESIWWRGKKSHLQKSLYEVGFFPQSCVATIGDKVPRNFPMPAPLVGHLDASPTKPVLRKHGKLIAFFRSFILSRPSRRRLKQSGIYRERVFNCDLSEHLLNSGQDIPMVLRSCAEFIENYGVIDGIYRLSGITSNIQRLRRAFDEERVPDLGNPEMKQDIHAVSSLLKMYFRELPNPLCTYQLYDNFVEAIQVKADEADERLRLMKETVLKLPPPHYRTLKYLAEHLFKVSQHHERTGMTDKNLAIVWAPNLLRSPALESGGVAALRGVGVQAVVTEYLIRNCHNIFDALDDHPSRQSMVASAAAAAAAASAGGELRLESLTDCESLLVEQREQDQSLGMVERPKSLSTGGAKLISLEEAQERHSRVDGADLKQSLPISMLTSTSSNAASNIGSYIEVGGGPSSLPDKYHTVLSAPRSWQKRKPDKTPSWKSIFTRSQRQGNPDPGQKITTDAKDSVASRVSFVQASQAHASKELTKHDKPKSIELLETTSNERDPKPMDLCIRSNSIDSLRTVGHSRSVSHDSYFDLLQSPQRGHMTTCPSRELSELGLNFDREEPEMRIFSESESLVSSPRVGKENVPPASGCATRRIMRARPEEFSSQTNSVNPSPKKQPRLNLLSPSSARTMPPPPPPAAGAATASCGHESAGAENCCKRYKLEDQLCDIQFIDCGTPETVPTTQQQFASVEVHPPPKPARAAAAQTPISPSTVASAGSTTPSTRYSYPSVQLGAKRKDQQAAKERFSYQGTFTQPAQKQEPSAPRAVHTNNTASLRKSRVDPVELDGQIKLSVPTPTTPGRSPRYSLLLCDTESSENSSAVNTPQYDMEPLMLASAMSGVSGVSSNMQQQLLLGIDTDSVYQGSSHESLGQQFNNLQEAEQRDMNALKRELSLDLQPLQARLPQPANRAATLPVKEHLQAAAAAAMCSSPNNSNFTDNTSQSVTPSEFGYQHLQRQLSMHSLLATDDSSPVYEDFEQTPVKMVPTSPIKSTISITYKSPEKEKKPAALLETNFDENIVYEQVKLFRNSVTEVNQMLHERSSLKQIAEEEQQDGGAFRAAEMTKQLLQLEQDHQQEQQQQEEEEPEDEEQSQLLYENIELRKPKTVYENLRGEEMKFITEEQKPSSDRIELDSLDSLPDTMEHEQLSPSKSPSFSVKELANKFESSPVEQLPSFDFSVRGGSMKKPNELSVPKAMPAPVPLKKLNSSAQKITRSLDENAFVREFGGKQLQDLSASTKLPEVMSEVNSRRKSFDFTRPKTLNPPKRLPGMSITEEICQKRGGEPEPITPTTENRISLIQQNNMPREQQVASNQFLPPAGRKNVLTGVVLDRERIDKIKEERRQQLTQKYYGDTLKSRSRTELNAEDNFPATESLRIKSKSRGDMHALQKDMDMNLKQLSRVTGGGSESTLHMGMGIGMGQGNGQEQLAQQRVRRISDEKNQNCDTSNGGVSGVTATSLLSVKTAAQKYGSTSKAPANKFERGQPMPRERLQRNSLAESTAGTKEKISPQFSIRDVTAMFESRSQNQ, encoded by the exons ATGTCGGACAAGGTGAGCACATCCTTGGCAGCCCAACTGCATTCCCATGCCCTGGCATCGGCGGAAGGTGGtgctggtggcggtggtgGAGTGAGCGCCTGCCATGCCACCACTGATAAGGACATCCAGGCTCCGCCTCTCCAGTTCGAAATGGACGCGCCGGCGGCTGCGATCAGTGCCCAGCTGAACTTCAAAATCGTGCCCGCCGACAGCTTGCCGGGGCTGAGCTACCAGGACATGTTCGCCTCCATGAATACATCACAAATCTCCAATGCCTCCACGGAGTCCAGCTGCAGTCCGCCCATCCAGGGCGCGATACCGCCTCCAAAGCCCAGTCGTCACATGGCCGTGCAGCCGCTGAATAGC AAATCCTGCCGTTTCCCTAAGCTTGAGGAGTGCGCCCACTTCCACTATGAACGGGTCCAGCTGGGTCCTCTCTCCGTGCAGCTTTTGGATGACAAGTCGGAGCACATGGGCAGCAGCATTGCCTCGCAGTCCATCGGCGGAGACCTGCCGCACAGCTCTATGCGCAGCTTCTCCCCGGAGAGCTGCTGGTTCATCATCCGCGTGTGCCCACAGCGCTGCGAACCGTTCCTCATCAAGCGGAGCTTCGAGAACATGCAGCTGCTGGACGAGATGCTCCACCGGTGCGTGTATGACCGGAAGATCAGTGGACTGCGCAACATGGAGGAGCTGGCAGCCGAGCTGCCCAGCGAGTCGGATGTGGAGTACGCGGTGGCCAAGTACCTGGAGCGTTTCTCGATGATCGCCTCCGACTCACTGACCTGCGGCACCATTCTCACCTGGCTGCAGCTGGACAACAAGGGCAGGCGACTCCCGCTGGCGGATGGTGAGACACAGAGGACCATAAATACACCGGCTGTAGGGGCTGCCTATGGAGTTAGGCGCTATCAGGCCCAGGCACCCGACGAGATTAATATAGAGGTGGGCGACATGATCTCGGTGATCGATATGCCCAGTCCGGCGGAGTCGATTTGGTGGCGTGGCAAGAAGTCTCATCTCCAGAAGTCCCTCTACGAGGTGGGCTTTTTCCCACAGTCCTGTGTGGCCACCATTGGCGACAAGGTGCCTAGGAATTTTCCCATGCCAGCTCCGCTCGTGGGTCACCTGGATGCCTCGCCCACTAAGCCGGTGCTTCGCAAGCATGGCAAGTTGATCGCCTTCTTCCGTTCCTTCATCCTGTCGCGACCATCACGTCGTCGCTTGAAACAAAGTGGCATTTACCGCGAGCGCGTTTTTAACTGTGACCTGTCCGAGCACTTGCTGAACAGCGGCCAGGACATTCCCATGGTCCTACGCTCCTGCGCGGAGTTCATCGAAAACTATGGCGTCATAGACGGAATATACAGGCTGTCGGGCATCACCTCAAACATCCAGCGGCTGAGGCGTGCCTTCGATGAGGAGCGCGTGCCGGATTTGGGTAACCCGGAGATGAAACAGGACATCCATGCGGTCAGTTCGCTGCTCAAGATGTACTTCCGTGAGCTTCCCAATCCCCTGTGCACCTACCAGCTGTACGACAACTTTGTGGAGGCCATCCAGGTGAAGGCCGACGAGGCGGACGAGCGGCTGCGACTTATGAAGGAGACGGTGCTCAAGCTGCCACCACCACACTATAG AACCCTTAAATATCTGGCCGAGCATCTGTTCAAGGTGTCCCAGCACCACGAACGCACTGGAATGACCGACAAGAATCTGGCCATTGTGTGGGCCCCGAACCTACTGCGCTCTCCCGCCCTAGAatcagggggcgtggctgccCTGCGGGGCGTGGGCGTTCAGGCTGTGGTCACCGAGTACCTGATACGGAATTGCCATAACATTTTCGACGCTCTTGATGACCATCCCTCGCGGCAAAGCATGGTGGCGAgtgctgcggcggcggcggcagctgcCAGTGCTGGTGGAGAACTACGTTTGGAATCGCTTACTGATTGCGAGAGTCTGCTGGTAGAGCAGCGGGAGCAGGATCAATCGTTGGGCATGGTAGAGCGACCAAAGAGTCTGAGCACTGGTGGAGCCAAGTTGATAAGTCTGGAGGAGGCTCAGGAGCGGCATTCGCGGGTAGATGGAGCCGACCTTAAGCAGTCGCTGCCCATCAGCATGTTGACTAGTACGAGCAGCAACGCCGCCTCCAACATTGGCTCCTATATTGAAGTGGGCGGTGGTCCATCCAGCTTACCGGATAAATACCACACGGTGCTGTCGGCGCCGCGTAGTTGGCAGAAGCGTAAGCCGGACAAGACGCCCTCGTGGAAGTCGATATTCACGCGCAGTCAGCGCCAGGGCAACCCCGATCCTGGCCAAAAAATCACCACGGATGCCAAGGATTCGGTTGCTTCGCGGGTGAGCTTTGTGCAGGCCTCGCAAGCACACGCCAGCAAGGAACTCACCAAGCACGACAAACCCAAATCTATCGAGCTCCTCGAAACCACGAGCAACGAACGAGATCCGAAGCCAATGGACCTGTGCATACGCTCCAACTCGATTGATAGCCTGCGCACAGTGGGTCATTCGAGGAGCGTTTCTCACGACTCCTATTTCGATCTGCTACAGTCGCCGCAAAGGGGTCACATGACCACCTGTCCGTCGCGAGAGCTCTCCGAGCTGGGCCTGAATTTCGACCGTGAGGAGCCGGAGATGCGCATCTTTTCGGAGAGCGAGTCCCTGGTCAGCTCCCCGCGGGTGGGCAAAGAAAATGTTCCCCCTGCCTCCGGCTGTGCCACACGACGCATAATGCGCGCCCGGCCGGAGGAGTTCTCCAGCCAGACTAACAGCGTTAATCCCAGTCCCAAAAAGCAGCCACGTCTCAATCTCCTCTCCCCCAGCTCGGCCAGAACAATGCCGCCACCACCTCCCCCAGCAGCTGGTGCTGCAACGGCCTCCTGTGGCCACGAATCAGCTGGAGCTGAGAACTGCTGCAAGCGCTACAAGCTAGAAGATCAGTTATGCGACATCCAGTTCATTGACTGCGGAACTCCGGAAACGGTGCCCACCACCCAACAGCAGTTCGCCAGTGTTGAAGTGCATCCGCCACCGAAGCCGGCgagggcagcagcagcccaaACGCCCATTTCGCCGTCGACGGTTGCATCTGCTGGTTCAACCACCCCGTCGACTCGCTACAGCTATCCCTCGGTGCAGCTGGGTGCCAAGCGAAAGGATCAGCAGGCTGCCAAGGAGAGATTCAGCTATCAGGGCACCTTTACGCAGCCAGCACAGAAGCAGGAGCCTTCAGCTCCCAGGGCAGTGCA TACCAACAACACCGCTTCCCTAAGAAAATCACGAGTGGATCCTGTCGAGCTCGATGGCCAGATCAAGCTATCTGTGCCCACGCCCACAACTCCTGGTCGCAGTCCTCGCTACTCCCTTTTGTTGTGCGACACCGAAAGCTCCGAGAACAGCTCGGCGGTGAACACTCCACAATACGACATGGAGCCCCTCATGTTGGCTTCGGCCATGTCCGGCGTATCCGGAGTTTCTTCCAatatgcagcagcagctgcttctGGGAATAGACACGGACAGTGTTTACCAGGGCAGCTCGCACGAAAGTCTGGGACAGCAG TTCAACAACCTCCAAGAGGCGGAACAACGTGATATGAATGCCCTAAAGCGGGAGCTTTCACTGGATCTTCAGCCACTGCAAGCGCGCTTGCCACAGCCGGCGAATCGAGCAGCCACATTGCCGGTTAAAGAGCATTTAcaggcagcggcggcggcagccaTGTGCTCCTCCCCCAACAACTCCAATTTCACGGACAACACTAGTCAGTCGGTGACACCCAGCGAGTTTGGATACCAGCATTTGCAGCGCCAGCTGAGCATGCACTCCCTGCTGGCCACCGATGATAGTTCGCCGGTGTACGAGGACTTCGAACAGACTCCCGTCAAGATGGTGCCCACCAGCCCCATCAAATCCACCATTAGCATCACCTATAAATCACCGGAGAAGGAAAAGAAACCAGCGGCTCTTTTGGAGACCAATTTCGATGAGAACATTGTCTATGAGCAGGTGAAGCTGTTCCGCAACTCGGTTACCGAGGTGAATCAAATGCTTCACGAGAGATCCAGCCTTAAGCAGATcgccgaggaggagcagcaagaTGGAGGTGCCTTTAGGGCAGCCGAGATGACGAAGCAACTGCTTCAGCTGGAACAGGATcaccagcaggagcagcagcagcaggaggaggaagagCCTGAGGATGAGGAGCAGTCCCAGTTACTTTACGAAAACATTGAGCTGCGCAAACCGAAAACAGTTTACGAAAATCTACGTGGCGAGGAGATGAAATTCATCACAGAAGAACAAAAGCCTAGCAGTGACAGAATCGAACTCGATAGTCTAGACAGTTTGCCGGACACCATGGAACACGAGCAGTTATCACCCAGCAAGTCGCCCTCCTTCAGTGTCAAGGAGTTGGCCAACAAATTCGAGAGTTCGCCAGTGGAGCAGCTGCCCAGCTTCGACTTCTCGGTGCGCGGCGGCTCGATGAAGAAACCCAACGAACTGAGCGTGCCCAAGGCCATGCCCGCCCCCGTGCCGCTCAAGAAACTTAACAGCAGTGCCCAAAAGATTACGCGCTCGCTGGATGAGAATGCCTTTGTCCGCGAGTTTGGTGGCAAGCAACTACAAGATCTGTCTGCTTCGACCAAGCTACCCGAGGTGATGTCGGAGGTTAACAGCCGCCGCAAGAGTTTCGACTTTACGCGTCCTAAGACCCTGAATCCCCCCAAGCGTTTGCCGGGTATGAGCATCACAGAGGAGATTTGTCAGAAGCGTGGCGGCGAACCGGAGCCTATTACGCCCACTACCGAGAATCGCATTTCGCTCATCCAGCAGAATAATATGCCCAGGGAGCAGCAGGTGGCAAGTAATCAGTTTCTGCCACCGGCGGGTCGAAAGAACGTGTTAACTGGCGTGGTCCTGGATCGAGAGCGCATTGACAAGATCAAGGAggagcggcggcagcagcttACGCAGAAATACTATGGCGACACCCTGAAATCTCGCTCACGCACGGAACTCAATGCAGAGGACAACTTTCCGGCTACAGAATCTCTGCGCATCAAGTCTAAATCCCGTGGCGATATGCATGCTTTGCAAAAGGACATGGACATGAATCTGAAACAGTTGAGCCGCGTTACTGGCGGTGGATCGGAGAGCACTCTTCACATGGGAATGGGAATTGGCATGGGCCAGGGTAATGGGCAGGAACAGCTAGCTCAGCAGCGGGTGCGCCGGATTTCGGACGAGAAGAATCAAAATTGTGATACCAGTAATGGTGGCGTGAGTGGAGTGACCGCCACCTCACTGCTCAGCGTAAAGACGGCGGCCCAAAAATATGGCAGCACCAGCAAGGCGCCGGCGAATAAGTTTGAGCGTGGCCAGCCCATGCCGCGCGAGCGTTTGCAGCGGAACTCGTTGGCCGAGAGCACTGCCGGCACTAA AGAAAAGATCTCACCACAATTCTCAATACGCGACGTGACAGCGATGTTCGAA
- the LOC108032584 gene encoding GTPase-activating protein CdGAPr isoform X1 yields the protein MSDKVSTSLAAQLHSHALASAEGGAGGGGGVSACHATTDKDIQAPPLQFEMDAPAAAISAQLNFKIVPADSLPGLSYQDMFASMNTSQISNASTESSCSPPIQGAIPPPKPSRHMAVQPLNSKSCRFPKLEECAHFHYERVQLGPLSVQLLDDKSEHMGSSIASQSIGGDLPHSSMRSFSPESCWFIIRVCPQRCEPFLIKRSFENMQLLDEMLHRCVYDRKISGLRNMEELAAELPSESDVEYAVAKYLERFSMIASDSLTCGTILTWLQLDNKGRRLPLADGETQRTINTPAVGAAYGVRRYQAQAPDEINIEVGDMISVIDMPSPAESIWWRGKKSHLQKSLYEVGFFPQSCVATIGDKVPRNFPMPAPLVGHLDASPTKPVLRKHGKLIAFFRSFILSRPSRRRLKQSGIYRERVFNCDLSEHLLNSGQDIPMVLRSCAEFIENYGVIDGIYRLSGITSNIQRLRRAFDEERVPDLGNPEMKQDIHAVSSLLKMYFRELPNPLCTYQLYDNFVEAIQVKADEADERLRLMKETVLKLPPPHYRTLKYLAEHLFKVSQHHERTGMTDKNLAIVWAPNLLRSPALESGGVAALRGVGVQAVVTEYLIRNCHNIFDALDDHPSRQSMVASAAAAAAAASAGGELRLESLTDCESLLVEQREQDQSLGMVERPKSLSTGGAKLISLEEAQERHSRVDGADLKQSLPISMLTSTSSNAASNIGSYIEVGGGPSSLPDKYHTVLSAPRSWQKRKPDKTPSWKSIFTRSQRQGNPDPGQKITTDAKDSVASRVSFVQASQAHASKELTKHDKPKSIELLETTSNERDPKPMDLCIRSNSIDSLRTVGHSRSVSHDSYFDLLQSPQRGHMTTCPSRELSELGLNFDREEPEMRIFSESESLVSSPRVGKENVPPASGCATRRIMRARPEEFSSQTNSVNPSPKKQPRLNLLSPSSARTMPPPPPPAAGAATASCGHESAGAENCCKRYKLEDQLCDIQFIDCGTPETVPTTQQQFASVEVHPPPKPARAAAAQTPISPSTVASAGSTTPSTRYSYPSVQLGAKRKDQQAAKERFSYQGTFTQPAQKQEPSAPRAVHTNNTASLRKSRVDPVELDGQIKLSVPTPTTPGRSPRYSLLLCDTESSENSSAVNTPQYDMEPLMLASAMSGVSGVSSNMQQQLLLGIDTDSVYQGSSHESLGQQFNNLQEAEQRDMNALKRELSLDLQPLQARLPQPANRAATLPVKEHLQAAAAAAMCSSPNNSNFTDNTSQSVTPSEFGYQHLQRQLSMHSLLATDDSSPVYEDFEQTPVKMVPTSPIKSTISITYKSPEKEKKPAALLETNFDENIVYEQVKLFRNSVTEVNQMLHERSSLKQIAEEEQQDGGAFRAAEMTKQLLQLEQDHQQEQQQQEEEEPEDEEQSQLLYENIELRKPKTVYENLRGEEMKFITEEQKPSSDRIELDSLDSLPDTMEHEQLSPSKSPSFSVKELANKFESSPVEQLPSFDFSVRGGSMKKPNELSVPKAMPAPVPLKKLNSSAQKITRSLDENAFVREFGGKQLQDLSASTKLPEVMSEVNSRRKSFDFTRPKTLNPPKRLPGMSITEEICQKRGGEPEPITPTTENRISLIQQNNMPREQQVASNQFLPPAGRKNVLTGVVLDRERIDKIKEERRQQLTQKYYGDTLKSRSRTELNAEDNFPATESLRIKSKSRGDMHALQKDMDMNLKQLSRVTGGGSESTLHMGMGIGMGQGNGQEQLAQQRVRRISDEKNQNCDTSNGGVSGVTATSLLSVKTAAQKYGSTSKAPANKFERGQPMPRERLQRNSLAESTAGTNNREKISPQFSIRDVTAMFESRSQNQ from the exons ATGTCGGACAAGGTGAGCACATCCTTGGCAGCCCAACTGCATTCCCATGCCCTGGCATCGGCGGAAGGTGGtgctggtggcggtggtgGAGTGAGCGCCTGCCATGCCACCACTGATAAGGACATCCAGGCTCCGCCTCTCCAGTTCGAAATGGACGCGCCGGCGGCTGCGATCAGTGCCCAGCTGAACTTCAAAATCGTGCCCGCCGACAGCTTGCCGGGGCTGAGCTACCAGGACATGTTCGCCTCCATGAATACATCACAAATCTCCAATGCCTCCACGGAGTCCAGCTGCAGTCCGCCCATCCAGGGCGCGATACCGCCTCCAAAGCCCAGTCGTCACATGGCCGTGCAGCCGCTGAATAGC AAATCCTGCCGTTTCCCTAAGCTTGAGGAGTGCGCCCACTTCCACTATGAACGGGTCCAGCTGGGTCCTCTCTCCGTGCAGCTTTTGGATGACAAGTCGGAGCACATGGGCAGCAGCATTGCCTCGCAGTCCATCGGCGGAGACCTGCCGCACAGCTCTATGCGCAGCTTCTCCCCGGAGAGCTGCTGGTTCATCATCCGCGTGTGCCCACAGCGCTGCGAACCGTTCCTCATCAAGCGGAGCTTCGAGAACATGCAGCTGCTGGACGAGATGCTCCACCGGTGCGTGTATGACCGGAAGATCAGTGGACTGCGCAACATGGAGGAGCTGGCAGCCGAGCTGCCCAGCGAGTCGGATGTGGAGTACGCGGTGGCCAAGTACCTGGAGCGTTTCTCGATGATCGCCTCCGACTCACTGACCTGCGGCACCATTCTCACCTGGCTGCAGCTGGACAACAAGGGCAGGCGACTCCCGCTGGCGGATGGTGAGACACAGAGGACCATAAATACACCGGCTGTAGGGGCTGCCTATGGAGTTAGGCGCTATCAGGCCCAGGCACCCGACGAGATTAATATAGAGGTGGGCGACATGATCTCGGTGATCGATATGCCCAGTCCGGCGGAGTCGATTTGGTGGCGTGGCAAGAAGTCTCATCTCCAGAAGTCCCTCTACGAGGTGGGCTTTTTCCCACAGTCCTGTGTGGCCACCATTGGCGACAAGGTGCCTAGGAATTTTCCCATGCCAGCTCCGCTCGTGGGTCACCTGGATGCCTCGCCCACTAAGCCGGTGCTTCGCAAGCATGGCAAGTTGATCGCCTTCTTCCGTTCCTTCATCCTGTCGCGACCATCACGTCGTCGCTTGAAACAAAGTGGCATTTACCGCGAGCGCGTTTTTAACTGTGACCTGTCCGAGCACTTGCTGAACAGCGGCCAGGACATTCCCATGGTCCTACGCTCCTGCGCGGAGTTCATCGAAAACTATGGCGTCATAGACGGAATATACAGGCTGTCGGGCATCACCTCAAACATCCAGCGGCTGAGGCGTGCCTTCGATGAGGAGCGCGTGCCGGATTTGGGTAACCCGGAGATGAAACAGGACATCCATGCGGTCAGTTCGCTGCTCAAGATGTACTTCCGTGAGCTTCCCAATCCCCTGTGCACCTACCAGCTGTACGACAACTTTGTGGAGGCCATCCAGGTGAAGGCCGACGAGGCGGACGAGCGGCTGCGACTTATGAAGGAGACGGTGCTCAAGCTGCCACCACCACACTATAG AACCCTTAAATATCTGGCCGAGCATCTGTTCAAGGTGTCCCAGCACCACGAACGCACTGGAATGACCGACAAGAATCTGGCCATTGTGTGGGCCCCGAACCTACTGCGCTCTCCCGCCCTAGAatcagggggcgtggctgccCTGCGGGGCGTGGGCGTTCAGGCTGTGGTCACCGAGTACCTGATACGGAATTGCCATAACATTTTCGACGCTCTTGATGACCATCCCTCGCGGCAAAGCATGGTGGCGAgtgctgcggcggcggcggcagctgcCAGTGCTGGTGGAGAACTACGTTTGGAATCGCTTACTGATTGCGAGAGTCTGCTGGTAGAGCAGCGGGAGCAGGATCAATCGTTGGGCATGGTAGAGCGACCAAAGAGTCTGAGCACTGGTGGAGCCAAGTTGATAAGTCTGGAGGAGGCTCAGGAGCGGCATTCGCGGGTAGATGGAGCCGACCTTAAGCAGTCGCTGCCCATCAGCATGTTGACTAGTACGAGCAGCAACGCCGCCTCCAACATTGGCTCCTATATTGAAGTGGGCGGTGGTCCATCCAGCTTACCGGATAAATACCACACGGTGCTGTCGGCGCCGCGTAGTTGGCAGAAGCGTAAGCCGGACAAGACGCCCTCGTGGAAGTCGATATTCACGCGCAGTCAGCGCCAGGGCAACCCCGATCCTGGCCAAAAAATCACCACGGATGCCAAGGATTCGGTTGCTTCGCGGGTGAGCTTTGTGCAGGCCTCGCAAGCACACGCCAGCAAGGAACTCACCAAGCACGACAAACCCAAATCTATCGAGCTCCTCGAAACCACGAGCAACGAACGAGATCCGAAGCCAATGGACCTGTGCATACGCTCCAACTCGATTGATAGCCTGCGCACAGTGGGTCATTCGAGGAGCGTTTCTCACGACTCCTATTTCGATCTGCTACAGTCGCCGCAAAGGGGTCACATGACCACCTGTCCGTCGCGAGAGCTCTCCGAGCTGGGCCTGAATTTCGACCGTGAGGAGCCGGAGATGCGCATCTTTTCGGAGAGCGAGTCCCTGGTCAGCTCCCCGCGGGTGGGCAAAGAAAATGTTCCCCCTGCCTCCGGCTGTGCCACACGACGCATAATGCGCGCCCGGCCGGAGGAGTTCTCCAGCCAGACTAACAGCGTTAATCCCAGTCCCAAAAAGCAGCCACGTCTCAATCTCCTCTCCCCCAGCTCGGCCAGAACAATGCCGCCACCACCTCCCCCAGCAGCTGGTGCTGCAACGGCCTCCTGTGGCCACGAATCAGCTGGAGCTGAGAACTGCTGCAAGCGCTACAAGCTAGAAGATCAGTTATGCGACATCCAGTTCATTGACTGCGGAACTCCGGAAACGGTGCCCACCACCCAACAGCAGTTCGCCAGTGTTGAAGTGCATCCGCCACCGAAGCCGGCgagggcagcagcagcccaaACGCCCATTTCGCCGTCGACGGTTGCATCTGCTGGTTCAACCACCCCGTCGACTCGCTACAGCTATCCCTCGGTGCAGCTGGGTGCCAAGCGAAAGGATCAGCAGGCTGCCAAGGAGAGATTCAGCTATCAGGGCACCTTTACGCAGCCAGCACAGAAGCAGGAGCCTTCAGCTCCCAGGGCAGTGCA TACCAACAACACCGCTTCCCTAAGAAAATCACGAGTGGATCCTGTCGAGCTCGATGGCCAGATCAAGCTATCTGTGCCCACGCCCACAACTCCTGGTCGCAGTCCTCGCTACTCCCTTTTGTTGTGCGACACCGAAAGCTCCGAGAACAGCTCGGCGGTGAACACTCCACAATACGACATGGAGCCCCTCATGTTGGCTTCGGCCATGTCCGGCGTATCCGGAGTTTCTTCCAatatgcagcagcagctgcttctGGGAATAGACACGGACAGTGTTTACCAGGGCAGCTCGCACGAAAGTCTGGGACAGCAG TTCAACAACCTCCAAGAGGCGGAACAACGTGATATGAATGCCCTAAAGCGGGAGCTTTCACTGGATCTTCAGCCACTGCAAGCGCGCTTGCCACAGCCGGCGAATCGAGCAGCCACATTGCCGGTTAAAGAGCATTTAcaggcagcggcggcggcagccaTGTGCTCCTCCCCCAACAACTCCAATTTCACGGACAACACTAGTCAGTCGGTGACACCCAGCGAGTTTGGATACCAGCATTTGCAGCGCCAGCTGAGCATGCACTCCCTGCTGGCCACCGATGATAGTTCGCCGGTGTACGAGGACTTCGAACAGACTCCCGTCAAGATGGTGCCCACCAGCCCCATCAAATCCACCATTAGCATCACCTATAAATCACCGGAGAAGGAAAAGAAACCAGCGGCTCTTTTGGAGACCAATTTCGATGAGAACATTGTCTATGAGCAGGTGAAGCTGTTCCGCAACTCGGTTACCGAGGTGAATCAAATGCTTCACGAGAGATCCAGCCTTAAGCAGATcgccgaggaggagcagcaagaTGGAGGTGCCTTTAGGGCAGCCGAGATGACGAAGCAACTGCTTCAGCTGGAACAGGATcaccagcaggagcagcagcagcaggaggaggaagagCCTGAGGATGAGGAGCAGTCCCAGTTACTTTACGAAAACATTGAGCTGCGCAAACCGAAAACAGTTTACGAAAATCTACGTGGCGAGGAGATGAAATTCATCACAGAAGAACAAAAGCCTAGCAGTGACAGAATCGAACTCGATAGTCTAGACAGTTTGCCGGACACCATGGAACACGAGCAGTTATCACCCAGCAAGTCGCCCTCCTTCAGTGTCAAGGAGTTGGCCAACAAATTCGAGAGTTCGCCAGTGGAGCAGCTGCCCAGCTTCGACTTCTCGGTGCGCGGCGGCTCGATGAAGAAACCCAACGAACTGAGCGTGCCCAAGGCCATGCCCGCCCCCGTGCCGCTCAAGAAACTTAACAGCAGTGCCCAAAAGATTACGCGCTCGCTGGATGAGAATGCCTTTGTCCGCGAGTTTGGTGGCAAGCAACTACAAGATCTGTCTGCTTCGACCAAGCTACCCGAGGTGATGTCGGAGGTTAACAGCCGCCGCAAGAGTTTCGACTTTACGCGTCCTAAGACCCTGAATCCCCCCAAGCGTTTGCCGGGTATGAGCATCACAGAGGAGATTTGTCAGAAGCGTGGCGGCGAACCGGAGCCTATTACGCCCACTACCGAGAATCGCATTTCGCTCATCCAGCAGAATAATATGCCCAGGGAGCAGCAGGTGGCAAGTAATCAGTTTCTGCCACCGGCGGGTCGAAAGAACGTGTTAACTGGCGTGGTCCTGGATCGAGAGCGCATTGACAAGATCAAGGAggagcggcggcagcagcttACGCAGAAATACTATGGCGACACCCTGAAATCTCGCTCACGCACGGAACTCAATGCAGAGGACAACTTTCCGGCTACAGAATCTCTGCGCATCAAGTCTAAATCCCGTGGCGATATGCATGCTTTGCAAAAGGACATGGACATGAATCTGAAACAGTTGAGCCGCGTTACTGGCGGTGGATCGGAGAGCACTCTTCACATGGGAATGGGAATTGGCATGGGCCAGGGTAATGGGCAGGAACAGCTAGCTCAGCAGCGGGTGCGCCGGATTTCGGACGAGAAGAATCAAAATTGTGATACCAGTAATGGTGGCGTGAGTGGAGTGACCGCCACCTCACTGCTCAGCGTAAAGACGGCGGCCCAAAAATATGGCAGCACCAGCAAGGCGCCGGCGAATAAGTTTGAGCGTGGCCAGCCCATGCCGCGCGAGCGTTTGCAGCGGAACTCGTTGGCCGAGAGCACTGCCGGCACTAA CAACAGAGAAAAGATCTCACCACAATTCTCAATACGCGACGTGACAGCGATGTTCGAA